One genomic region from Candidatus Bathyarchaeia archaeon encodes:
- a CDS encoding TRM11 family methyltransferase encodes MARLFFLLSGEHETLPTAELKAILEAEGYNHKVLETLDQVLRVEADVKCVEAVKKRAALTRLCGLEIFTCKAEPSEAAKAIRLTDIGEFMKSGETFAVRIKHVKSHAKEVDGMALERKLGEIILNAAENVRVNLQNPQKTFTGILTDDKLVFGLKLADMPPKPFMDRRPKKKPFFHPSAMPPKLARCMVNLAKPKADELVFDPFCGTGSILIEAALIGCRVLGVDIQKRMVRGSRKNFAYFGIEPEGLIVADAKNPPVKAVDAVVADPPYGRSATTFRRTTRQIIEDCLKAVHGMLSVRKRICMAAPKTIGISQIGKTLGYRHVESHMVYVHRSLTREIAVFEKA; translated from the coding sequence GTGGCTAGGCTTTTCTTCCTCTTATCTGGCGAGCATGAAACACTGCCAACGGCGGAGCTGAAAGCCATTCTGGAGGCTGAAGGCTACAACCACAAAGTTTTAGAAACGCTGGACCAAGTTTTGAGGGTTGAAGCAGACGTAAAGTGTGTTGAAGCTGTAAAAAAGCGTGCAGCCTTAACAAGGCTTTGTGGATTGGAAATTTTCACATGCAAGGCTGAGCCAAGCGAGGCTGCCAAAGCCATCCGCTTAACCGATATTGGCGAATTCATGAAAAGCGGTGAAACTTTTGCTGTCCGCATAAAACATGTAAAAAGCCATGCCAAAGAAGTTGACGGAATGGCTTTGGAGCGCAAACTCGGAGAAATAATCCTAAACGCAGCAGAAAATGTGCGAGTAAACCTTCAAAACCCTCAAAAAACCTTCACAGGAATACTAACGGACGACAAGCTTGTTTTCGGCTTGAAGCTGGCGGATATGCCGCCAAAACCCTTCATGGATAGACGCCCTAAGAAAAAGCCCTTCTTCCATCCATCCGCCATGCCGCCAAAACTTGCAAGGTGTATGGTGAACTTAGCCAAGCCGAAAGCCGACGAATTAGTATTTGACCCCTTCTGTGGGACGGGAAGCATTCTAATAGAGGCAGCCTTAATAGGCTGCCGCGTCCTAGGCGTGGACATTCAAAAACGCATGGTAAGGGGAAGCCGAAAAAACTTTGCATATTTTGGCATTGAACCAGAGGGGCTCATAGTTGCAGATGCAAAAAACCCGCCAGTAAAAGCCGTAGACGCTGTTGTTGCAGACCCACCTTATGGGCGGAGTGCAACAACCTTTAGGCGAACCACAAGGCAGATAATCGAAGACTGTTTAAAGGCTGTTCACGGCATGCTTAGCGTTAGGAAAAGAATTTGTATGGCGGCCCCCAAAACCATTGGAATAAGCCAAATCGGCAAGACGCTGGGCTATCGGCATGTGGAATCCCACATGGTTTATGTGCATAGGAGTTTAACCCGTGAAATCGCAGTTTTTGAGAAGGCATAA
- a CDS encoding ribose-phosphate diphosphokinase → MKILPGPASKELGEKIAQILGVEPTPVFFKAFPDGESYVRLNGAVEGETAVIVQTTSPPQDTRLIQLALIADAAKRNNARRVVAVVPYFAYARQDKVFLKGEAVSIEAIAKMLKAAGIDALITVNIHQQNILDKFPFQAKSISAIPLLAEHFKQRGFKEAFALAPDKGAISIAEEASKVLGGDFGYLEKQRDRYTGRVTVEKKEFAVKGKTVIIFDDIISTGGTIVAAANVLRELGAAKVYAACVHPLLVGDAEKRIRQAGVEEIIGTDSVPSHVSKVSLAPLIAQALREL, encoded by the coding sequence ATGAAAATCCTTCCGGGTCCAGCCTCAAAGGAGCTAGGCGAAAAAATAGCCCAAATTTTAGGCGTAGAGCCAACTCCAGTCTTTTTTAAGGCTTTTCCAGACGGCGAATCCTATGTTAGGCTTAACGGAGCTGTTGAAGGCGAAACCGCCGTAATAGTGCAGACAACAAGCCCGCCACAAGACACACGCCTAATACAGCTGGCATTGATTGCTGATGCTGCCAAAAGAAACAATGCAAGAAGGGTTGTGGCTGTTGTTCCCTATTTTGCTTATGCCCGCCAAGACAAAGTCTTCCTAAAAGGCGAGGCTGTAAGCATAGAAGCCATAGCAAAAATGCTCAAAGCTGCTGGCATTGACGCCCTAATAACTGTCAACATTCACCAGCAAAACATCTTAGACAAGTTTCCCTTCCAAGCAAAGAGCATCTCAGCCATCCCGCTTTTAGCCGAACACTTCAAGCAAAGGGGCTTTAAAGAGGCTTTTGCGCTAGCTCCAGACAAAGGCGCGATAAGCATAGCTGAAGAAGCCTCAAAGGTTCTAGGCGGAGATTTTGGCTATTTGGAAAAACAGAGAGACCGCTACACCGGGCGTGTGACCGTTGAAAAGAAGGAGTTCGCCGTTAAAGGAAAAACAGTCATCATTTTTGACGACATTATTAGCACTGGCGGCACAATAGTTGCAGCTGCAAACGTCTTACGCGAGCTTGGAGCAGCCAAAGTTTATGCCGCATGCGTTCATCCGCTTTTGGTAGGCGATGCTGAAAAGCGAATCCGTCAAGCCGGAGTTGAAGAAATAATCGGAACAGACAGTGTCCCCAGCCACGTTAGCAAGGTTTCACTGGCTCCGCTCATTGCTCAAGCTTTGCGGGAGCTTTAA
- a CDS encoding hydroxymethylglutaryl-CoA reductase, degradative yields MSKSSLFSGFYKLSPKERLAFVKEFAGLTDEECALLQNTGSLPLDLADRMIENVVGAIPVPLGIAVNFLINGRDYLVPMAIEEPSVVAAASYAAKMARDGGGFHTSSTPPIMIGQVQAVGIKDPYAARLRILQAKDEILKKANDQDPVLVSVGGGAKDLDAKVIHTVQGPMVITELHVDCRDAMGANAVNTMCEAVAPLIERITGGRVYLRIISNLAVKRLARAWCVVPKEAVGGEEVVDGIVNAWAFAAADPYRAATHNKGIMNGIIAVVTATCNDHRAVEAGAHAYAARSGHYTTLSTWEKNENGDLVGSIELPMAVGLIGGAVRTHPIAKICLKILGVKTANEFAEVLAAVGLAQNLGALRALAHEGIQRGHMSLHARNIAIAAGATGELIDLVAEKMVEERKIRMDRAKELIEQYRATGKI; encoded by the coding sequence ATGAGTAAGTCATCTCTATTTTCGGGTTTTTATAAGCTTAGTCCTAAAGAGCGTTTAGCCTTTGTTAAGGAGTTTGCTGGCTTGACTGATGAGGAATGCGCCCTTTTGCAGAATACTGGTAGTCTGCCCTTGGACTTGGCTGATCGCATGATTGAGAATGTTGTTGGGGCTATTCCGGTGCCTTTGGGCATTGCCGTAAACTTCCTCATTAATGGGCGAGACTATTTGGTGCCTATGGCTATTGAGGAGCCTTCTGTTGTGGCGGCTGCTAGTTATGCTGCTAAAATGGCTAGGGATGGTGGAGGCTTCCACACGAGTAGCACACCACCAATAATGATTGGGCAGGTTCAAGCCGTTGGCATTAAAGACCCTTATGCTGCTAGGCTCCGCATATTGCAAGCCAAGGACGAAATCTTAAAGAAGGCTAATGACCAAGACCCAGTGCTGGTTTCTGTGGGCGGCGGAGCAAAAGACCTAGACGCAAAAGTCATCCATACAGTGCAAGGTCCAATGGTTATTACTGAGTTGCATGTGGACTGCCGCGACGCTATGGGCGCTAACGCCGTGAACACCATGTGTGAGGCTGTAGCCCCCCTAATAGAGCGGATAACAGGCGGCCGCGTTTATCTGCGGATAATCTCAAATTTGGCTGTTAAACGCCTAGCAAGAGCCTGGTGCGTCGTCCCCAAGGAGGCTGTGGGCGGAGAAGAAGTTGTAGACGGCATTGTGAACGCTTGGGCTTTTGCTGCAGCAGACCCTTATAGGGCTGCCACCCACAACAAGGGGATTATGAACGGCATAATAGCCGTCGTAACCGCCACATGCAACGACCACCGAGCTGTAGAAGCTGGAGCCCATGCTTATGCTGCCAGAAGCGGCCACTATACGACTCTTTCAACATGGGAGAAAAACGAAAACGGCGACTTGGTAGGCTCAATAGAACTGCCTATGGCTGTAGGCCTAATAGGAGGGGCTGTGCGAACCCACCCAATAGCCAAAATATGCCTAAAAATCCTAGGCGTAAAAACAGCTAATGAGTTTGCCGAAGTTTTGGCAGCTGTAGGCTTAGCCCAAAACCTAGGCGCATTGAGGGCATTAGCCCACGAAGGCATACAGCGCGGCCACATGTCACTTCATGCGAGAAACATTGCCATTGCTGCCGGCGCCACTGGCGAGTTAATCGATTTGGTTGCTGAGAAAATGGTGGAGGAGCGCAAAATCCGCATGGACAGAGCCAAAGAACTTATAGAACAGTATAGGGCTACTGGAAAAATCTAA
- a CDS encoding MBL fold metallo-hydrolase — protein sequence MSGKASITERGAVLLGKSVACDAFDDSKPLRIVTHAHADHMIGLQQSLRTCEKVLMTKATKDLIDVMKSPLFLMGGYVETLDYGKTMHYGEESITLFPADHILGACQVLVEDAEGARIVYTGDFRIEGTPVLEADVLVMEATYGNPSCRRPFNSEVKELLISIVKEGIKRGVVYVFGYHGKLQEVMQILHDADIKVPFIVPQRVFQISKICERHGMRIGRLLRLEEKDAKEMLERNQPCLAFYHMGSRAHVGRGCFRVYVSGWEFDVPCREIGDKEYVVALSDHSDFDGLMEYVRRSRPKFVVTDNFRIGYAETLARHIQKQFNIRALALPRR from the coding sequence TTGTCGGGAAAAGCTAGCATAACTGAGCGTGGCGCCGTCTTACTAGGCAAGAGTGTTGCATGCGACGCCTTCGATGATTCTAAACCTTTGAGGATCGTTACTCATGCACATGCGGATCACATGATTGGTTTGCAGCAGAGCCTAAGAACATGCGAGAAAGTGCTCATGACGAAAGCTACAAAAGACCTGATTGACGTTATGAAAAGCCCCCTATTTCTTATGGGCGGGTACGTGGAAACCCTCGATTATGGAAAAACCATGCATTATGGCGAGGAAAGCATAACACTTTTCCCGGCAGACCACATTTTAGGCGCCTGCCAAGTTCTTGTTGAGGACGCTGAAGGCGCAAGGATTGTTTACACTGGAGATTTTAGGATTGAGGGCACTCCTGTGTTGGAGGCTGATGTGCTTGTTATGGAAGCCACCTATGGAAACCCATCTTGCAGGCGCCCCTTCAACAGCGAAGTCAAAGAACTGCTGATATCCATTGTGAAGGAGGGGATCAAACGCGGTGTTGTTTATGTTTTCGGTTATCATGGTAAACTGCAAGAGGTTATGCAGATTCTCCACGACGCTGACATAAAGGTGCCATTCATCGTGCCTCAAAGGGTTTTTCAAATCTCTAAAATTTGTGAGAGGCATGGAATGCGTATAGGCCGCCTATTACGGCTTGAGGAGAAAGACGCCAAAGAAATGCTTGAGAGGAACCAGCCTTGCTTGGCTTTTTACCATATGGGTTCTAGGGCTCATGTTGGGCGTGGCTGCTTCCGCGTTTATGTTAGCGGCTGGGAGTTTGATGTTCCATGCCGTGAAATAGGCGACAAAGAGTATGTTGTAGCCTTAAGCGACCATTCCGATTTTGATGGTTTGATGGAGTATGTGAGGCGTTCAAGGCCGAAGTTTGTTGTTACGGACAACTTCCGTATTGGTTATGCTGAAACTTTGGCTAGGCATATTCAAAAACAGTTTAATATTCGGGCTTTGGCTTTGCCTAGGCGTTAG
- a CDS encoding RNA-binding domain-containing protein codes for MDEVEVHVEAEINPTESEEKVRRAVENIFGGIPVQVKPQQKGSLLTADAKGLESLTKLYNLLRRERIRDAARGALFEGLSEKTITFYLNKQVAFAGHVSFSKAVAESPLGPIKVQIKCDDPRQLIDWLAPKTA; via the coding sequence ATGGATGAAGTAGAAGTTCACGTGGAGGCGGAGATAAACCCAACAGAATCCGAAGAAAAAGTGAGAAGAGCCGTGGAAAACATTTTCGGCGGCATACCAGTCCAAGTAAAGCCCCAACAGAAGGGAAGCTTGCTAACGGCAGATGCAAAGGGGCTAGAATCCCTAACAAAGCTTTACAATTTACTGCGGAGGGAGCGCATCCGCGATGCTGCGCGGGGAGCCCTGTTTGAAGGCTTGAGCGAAAAAACTATAACCTTCTATCTGAACAAGCAGGTGGCTTTTGCCGGGCATGTCTCCTTTTCAAAGGCTGTTGCAGAATCCCCCCTCGGACCGATAAAGGTTCAGATTAAATGCGATGATCCGAGGCAACTGATTGATTGGCTTGCTCCAAAAACAGCTTGA
- a CDS encoding AAA family ATPase, giving the protein MTAVATQKLVVGLAGMPGAGKSVVVNVARANGYGVVVMGDEVREEARRRGLEPTPENLGRIMLELRRLEGEAIIAKRCISKILRKAESKVVVDGIRSLAEVEEFKRHFPKFTLIAVHASPEIRFKRLFHRQRSDDPKNWEIFHERDMRELSVGLGNAIAMAEYMIVNEESLETAKKRAATVLKRVEEKWMK; this is encoded by the coding sequence ATGACTGCTGTAGCGACTCAAAAACTGGTTGTCGGTTTAGCTGGGATGCCTGGTGCTGGGAAATCTGTTGTTGTTAATGTTGCGAGGGCTAATGGCTACGGCGTTGTTGTTATGGGTGATGAGGTTCGTGAAGAAGCAAGGCGAAGAGGTTTAGAGCCGACCCCGGAAAACCTTGGACGGATTATGTTGGAGCTGAGGCGTTTAGAGGGAGAAGCCATAATTGCGAAGCGGTGCATCTCAAAAATATTGAGAAAAGCCGAGAGCAAAGTCGTTGTGGATGGCATAAGAAGCCTAGCTGAGGTTGAAGAGTTTAAGCGGCATTTTCCAAAGTTCACGTTAATCGCTGTGCACGCCTCACCTGAAATAAGGTTTAAGAGGCTTTTTCATAGGCAGAGGAGCGACGACCCCAAAAACTGGGAAATCTTCCATGAACGGGACATGAGGGAACTAAGCGTTGGATTGGGAAACGCTATAGCCATGGCTGAGTATATGATAGTTAACGAGGAAAGCCTAGAAACAGCCAAAAAGCGGGCTGCAACCGTCTTGAAAAGAGTTGAGGAGAAATGGATGAAGTAG
- the thpR gene encoding RNA 2',3'-cyclic phosphodiesterase: MTEAIRSFIAFDIESVSVLERITDMQKRLAGTGADLKFVEPKNIHITVRFLGNITPNMIDRIFEGMQKVQFVPFDVKIQGVGAFPDMRYPRVVWAGIRNGANELRGIFSQLEPYLRSLGFAPDPKGFSPHLTIARVKSGRNKAALVKFLMENADYEFGVVRAECLRLKRSDLTPKGPIYSTLREYCPQK; the protein is encoded by the coding sequence ATGACAGAGGCCATAAGGAGTTTTATAGCCTTTGACATTGAAAGCGTCAGTGTTCTGGAAAGGATAACGGATATGCAGAAGCGGCTGGCTGGGACTGGTGCAGATTTGAAGTTTGTTGAGCCTAAAAACATTCACATAACAGTGCGTTTTCTGGGGAACATAACCCCAAACATGATTGACCGCATTTTTGAAGGAATGCAGAAGGTTCAATTTGTGCCCTTTGACGTTAAGATTCAAGGGGTTGGCGCCTTTCCAGACATGCGTTATCCTAGGGTTGTTTGGGCTGGTATTAGGAATGGTGCCAACGAGTTACGGGGCATCTTCAGCCAGCTTGAGCCTTACTTGCGCAGTTTAGGTTTTGCTCCAGATCCTAAAGGTTTTAGCCCCCACCTAACCATTGCCCGTGTTAAGAGTGGGCGGAATAAGGCTGCCCTTGTGAAATTTTTGATGGAAAATGCAGACTACGAGTTTGGTGTTGTACGGGCAGAATGCTTAAGGCTTAAGAGGAGCGACTTAACACCTAAAGGTCCCATATATTCAACGCTTAGAGAATATTGTCCACAAAAATAG
- the cca gene encoding CCA tRNA nucleotidyltransferase — MSAELEKVCKTVLERVTPRKEEREKIEALAKELEAKVASAAADFGVKAVVRLEGSVAKDTWLSEEPEIDVFMRLPTSIPRKSLGEVALKIAKRATEGARQVERFAEHPYLEAFIGDVRVNIVPCYDTKPGEWLSATDRTPYHTDYVKKRLTSQMRGEVRLLKRFMKGVGVYGAEIKIGGFSGYLCELLIINYGSFANTLMAFAQHKRRIIVDIENHYRGREDELPLLFVEPLVIVDPVDKGRNVASAVQSQRLYTFVAAARAFLEKPSLKFFYPPETKPLATKELKAKISTRGSTTIFVVFGKVEAVPDVLWGQLYKSQRSLAKLLELNDFGLLRCTSWSNEKDLNVFIFELESRYLPPVKKHLGPPMEKERECKNFLAKYAANTGTVAGPYIEDGRWIVQIRRKHTDAAAILYERLRDGGRNAGVAREIARVLQHGFKILVNEEIAEIYEKDSEFARFLTEFLSGKPKWLDDAQA, encoded by the coding sequence ATGTCTGCTGAACTGGAAAAAGTCTGCAAAACGGTTTTGGAGAGGGTTACGCCCAGAAAAGAGGAACGTGAGAAAATAGAGGCTTTGGCGAAGGAGTTGGAAGCGAAGGTGGCTTCCGCCGCGGCGGACTTCGGTGTTAAGGCGGTCGTTCGTTTGGAAGGCTCTGTTGCTAAAGACACTTGGCTGAGCGAAGAGCCCGAAATAGACGTTTTCATGCGTTTGCCAACAAGCATACCCCGCAAGTCTCTGGGCGAAGTAGCCCTAAAAATAGCTAAGCGGGCAACCGAAGGCGCAAGGCAGGTGGAGCGCTTCGCCGAACACCCCTACTTGGAGGCTTTTATTGGCGACGTTAGGGTTAACATTGTGCCATGCTATGACACCAAGCCTGGCGAGTGGTTGAGCGCCACAGACCGAACGCCATACCACACGGACTACGTGAAGAAGCGTTTAACAAGCCAAATGCGAGGCGAGGTTCGCCTACTGAAAAGGTTTATGAAAGGTGTGGGCGTTTACGGTGCCGAAATTAAAATTGGAGGCTTCAGTGGGTACTTATGCGAACTCCTAATCATAAATTATGGAAGTTTCGCCAACACCTTGATGGCTTTCGCACAGCATAAAAGGCGCATAATCGTTGACATAGAAAACCATTATAGAGGGAGGGAGGACGAGCTGCCACTGTTGTTTGTTGAACCTCTAGTGATAGTTGACCCCGTTGACAAGGGGAGAAACGTGGCTTCAGCGGTGCAGTCTCAAAGGCTTTATACCTTTGTGGCGGCAGCCAGAGCCTTCCTAGAGAAGCCAAGCCTAAAATTCTTCTATCCGCCAGAAACAAAGCCACTTGCAACTAAGGAGCTTAAAGCAAAAATAAGCACCCGCGGCTCCACAACGATTTTTGTGGTTTTTGGAAAAGTTGAAGCGGTTCCAGACGTCTTGTGGGGTCAGCTTTACAAGTCTCAACGTTCACTGGCAAAGCTTCTTGAGCTTAATGATTTTGGCTTATTGCGGTGCACATCATGGAGCAACGAGAAAGATCTAAACGTCTTCATATTTGAACTTGAAAGCCGCTACCTACCACCAGTAAAGAAGCATCTTGGACCACCAATGGAGAAGGAACGGGAATGCAAAAACTTTCTGGCTAAATATGCTGCCAACACTGGAACAGTTGCTGGCCCATACATCGAAGACGGAAGATGGATCGTCCAAATTAGGAGGAAACACACGGACGCAGCCGCCATCCTGTACGAAAGGCTTAGAGATGGCGGGAGAAACGCTGGGGTAGCCAGAGAAATAGCGCGAGTGCTCCAGCATGGGTTTAAAATTTTGGTCAACGAGGAAATAGCGGAAATCTACGAAAAAGACAGCGAGTTTGCAAGGTTTCTCACAGAGTTTCTGTCTGGCAAGCCGAAGTGGCTAGATGACGCGCAGGCATGA
- a CDS encoding undecaprenyl-diphosphate phosphatase, translating to MSLDQLIRALILGVIQGLTEWLPISSTGHLKLAERALNLTLPVFFDVVLHIGTLAVVVAFFRRDIQKILSALKRLNFKSDYGKFIPLIIVGTIPTIIIGLVFHVFLEDVFGEILVIALAFIVCGVVLCLAGVGRERADEIGFWQAFLIGVAQGIAVVPGLSRSGLTITAALLLGIKREKAFKFSFLLSIPAVIGALALTLSEQFNVLAASSFGFAEVAFGTVVAMVVGYLALKLLWKTIAGGKFHLFAFYCWALGVSLIAASCLRVI from the coding sequence ATGAGCCTTGACCAGTTGATAAGAGCCTTGATTTTAGGCGTTATTCAGGGTTTGACGGAGTGGCTTCCTATATCCAGCACTGGACACTTGAAGCTTGCTGAAAGGGCTTTAAACCTAACGCTTCCAGTTTTTTTTGACGTTGTTCTTCATATTGGAACATTAGCCGTCGTTGTAGCCTTTTTCAGAAGGGACATCCAAAAAATCTTGTCAGCCCTTAAACGCCTAAATTTCAAGTCTGATTATGGAAAATTTATTCCGCTTATAATTGTTGGGACGATACCGACCATTATTATTGGATTGGTTTTTCACGTGTTTTTAGAAGATGTTTTCGGCGAAATTTTGGTTATAGCGTTGGCTTTTATTGTGTGCGGTGTGGTGCTGTGCCTCGCGGGAGTTGGAAGGGAGAGGGCGGATGAAATTGGTTTTTGGCAAGCCTTTCTGATTGGTGTTGCCCAAGGCATTGCGGTTGTTCCTGGTCTTTCTAGAAGCGGCTTAACGATTACTGCGGCTCTTCTGCTTGGGATAAAGCGTGAAAAAGCCTTCAAATTCTCCTTTCTACTGTCGATTCCAGCCGTAATAGGCGCCTTGGCACTAACTCTTTCCGAGCAATTTAATGTGTTGGCGGCTTCAAGTTTTGGTTTCGCCGAAGTTGCCTTTGGCACGGTTGTGGCTATGGTTGTTGGCTACCTTGCCCTGAAACTTCTTTGGAAAACAATTGCAGGTGGGAAGTTTCACCTTTTCGCGTTTTACTGCTGGGCTCTAGGCGTATCCCTAATAGCCGCCTCATGCCTGCGCGTCATCTAG
- a CDS encoding DUF6125 family protein: MAEYPPGSLEDREMLAKIPMEKLMDYFFLQIRNLWRVDGLYFLGIERKFGTEAATEIDAGVWEAMAAIEAKNLQRMFGVGENPDIPTIMRLLRLTSWALDQPFKTVEVSAEKAVLSVNRCRTQEARLNKGLGEFPCKSVRFGYLKNFVKTLNPNIEVNCLVCPPDRHPNDLWCQWEFKLQP; this comes from the coding sequence ATGGCTGAGTATCCACCCGGAAGCCTTGAAGACCGTGAAATGTTGGCTAAAATCCCCATGGAAAAACTCATGGACTATTTCTTCTTGCAGATTAGGAATTTGTGGCGGGTTGACGGCTTATACTTCCTTGGAATAGAGAGGAAGTTTGGAACTGAAGCGGCGACTGAAATTGATGCTGGTGTTTGGGAGGCTATGGCGGCTATTGAGGCAAAAAACCTTCAAAGAATGTTTGGTGTGGGCGAAAACCCGGACATTCCAACGATTATGAGGCTTTTGCGTTTGACAAGCTGGGCTTTAGATCAGCCCTTCAAAACGGTGGAGGTTTCCGCCGAAAAAGCCGTTTTAAGCGTAAACCGTTGCAGAACACAGGAGGCTAGGCTAAATAAGGGTTTGGGCGAGTTTCCATGCAAAAGCGTCAGATTCGGCTATTTGAAGAATTTTGTAAAAACACTAAACCCGAATATTGAGGTTAACTGCCTCGTCTGCCCGCCGGATCGACATCCAAATGATTTATGGTGCCAGTGGGAGTTTAAGCTTCAACCTTAA
- a CDS encoding flavodoxin domain-containing protein, producing the protein MGENKTLIAYATRGGVTEEVAIKIAEVLRQKYGFDVDVVNLRKNPAPDISPYKNVIVGGGVRVQRVYKEALSFLERNDFRGKNVALFILSLEAGNPKSYKSAVKKYIERLLERFPHVKPVATEAFGGRMKFLGFTIADACDFGKVEAWAESLGEKLRSKTEP; encoded by the coding sequence GTGGGTGAAAACAAGACTTTGATAGCTTACGCCACTAGAGGAGGCGTCACCGAAGAGGTTGCCATCAAAATTGCAGAGGTTTTAAGGCAAAAATACGGATTTGACGTTGACGTTGTTAACTTGAGGAAGAATCCAGCGCCAGATATTTCCCCATATAAGAACGTTATTGTTGGAGGCGGTGTTAGAGTGCAGCGAGTCTACAAAGAAGCATTAAGCTTTCTTGAAAGGAATGATTTTCGGGGGAAAAATGTTGCCCTTTTCATATTATCTTTGGAAGCTGGGAATCCTAAAAGCTACAAAAGCGCCGTGAAAAAGTATATTGAACGGTTGTTGGAGAGATTCCCCCACGTGAAGCCTGTTGCAACCGAAGCTTTTGGTGGGAGAATGAAATTTTTAGGCTTCACAATAGCCGACGCTTGTGATTTTGGCAAGGTTGAGGCATGGGCGGAAAGCTTAGGAGAAAAACTTCGGAGCAAAACGGAGCCTTAA
- a CDS encoding CxxC-x17-CxxC domain-containing protein: MSGKEMHKAVCSDCGQECEVPFVPDPSRPVYCRECWMKRRNQRRRY; this comes from the coding sequence ATGTCTGGTAAAGAGATGCACAAGGCAGTCTGTTCTGATTGCGGTCAAGAGTGCGAAGTTCCCTTCGTTCCAGACCCAAGCAGACCAGTTTACTGTCGAGAGTGCTGGATGAAGAGAAGAAATCAAAGGCGAAGGTACTAG
- the dinB gene encoding DNA polymerase IV translates to MAEKRRIILHVDMDHFFTAIEEREHPEYRGKPVIVGADPKDGKGRGVVSTCNYEARKYGVRSGMPISRAWKLCPHAIYLPVNYELYTKVSERIMAILQKYADKFESWGIDEAFLDVTLRVKDYAEAEALARQIKREILEKEGLTCSIGIGPNKLVAKIASDYQKPDGLTVVKEEEAEKFLAPLPVRKLLWVGRKTEQKLRAMGIKTIGDLARYDPTVLTEHFGVVGTQLYLMAHGIDKSEVEEQRQIKSISRDITFEEDTSDFNLVLNTLERLAEGVHNDLMRQQLYFKTVTVRVRYENFETHTHSKTLPFITNRLQDIKKTAKELIQDYLKPERKIRLIGVRVSNFTSAEKQKTLDTAS, encoded by the coding sequence ATGGCTGAGAAAAGGCGCATAATCCTCCATGTTGACATGGATCACTTCTTCACAGCCATAGAGGAGCGGGAGCACCCAGAATATCGAGGGAAACCGGTTATTGTGGGTGCAGACCCAAAGGATGGGAAAGGGCGAGGCGTTGTTAGCACATGCAACTATGAAGCCCGCAAGTACGGCGTAAGGTCCGGCATGCCCATCTCAAGGGCTTGGAAGCTCTGTCCCCACGCCATATACCTACCAGTAAACTATGAGCTTTACACAAAAGTTTCAGAGAGGATTATGGCTATTCTGCAGAAATACGCTGACAAGTTTGAAAGCTGGGGAATAGACGAAGCCTTTTTGGATGTAACTTTAAGGGTTAAGGATTACGCTGAAGCAGAAGCCCTAGCCCGCCAAATAAAAAGGGAAATCCTAGAAAAGGAGGGGCTCACATGCTCGATTGGGATTGGACCCAACAAGCTTGTAGCTAAAATAGCCAGCGACTACCAGAAACCAGACGGCTTAACAGTCGTCAAAGAGGAGGAAGCTGAAAAGTTTCTCGCTCCGCTGCCGGTTCGCAAGCTCTTGTGGGTTGGACGTAAAACAGAGCAGAAGCTCCGAGCCATGGGAATAAAAACTATTGGTGATTTAGCCCGCTATGACCCAACAGTGCTGACAGAACACTTCGGAGTGGTGGGAACCCAGCTTTATTTGATGGCGCACGGCATAGACAAAAGCGAGGTGGAAGAGCAGCGCCAAATAAAGTCCATAAGCCGGGACATAACCTTCGAGGAGGACACATCGGACTTCAACCTAGTGCTCAACACTTTGGAAAGGCTTGCGGAAGGAGTCCACAACGACCTCATGAGGCAGCAGTTGTATTTTAAGACGGTGACGGTGCGGGTTCGCTACGAAAACTTCGAAACCCACACCCACAGCAAAACACTACCCTTCATAACAAACCGCCTACAAGACATAAAGAAAACAGCCAAAGAACTCATACAAGACTACCTAAAACCAGAAAGGAAAATACGACTAATAGGCGTAAGGGTCTCAAACTTCACGTCAGCGGAAAAACAAAAAACCCTTGACACCGCCAGTTAA